TCTCCTGTTGTGCATCAGTGGGTCTATTTACACTGGGGGTACCTTTGGACCCTCCAAACAAGAGATAGGCCCtagctgtctctgcctggccggttcccctctctccactgggattctctgcctctaaccctattacaggggctgagtcactggcttacttactggtgctcttccatgccgtccctaggaggggtgcgtcacttgagtgggttgagtcactgatgtgatcttcctgtctgggttggcgcccccccttgggttgtgccatggtggagatctttgtgggctatactcggccttgtctcaggatggtaaattggtggttgaagatatccctctagtggggGCTGTGttatggcaaagtgggtgggcttatatcctgcctgtttggccctgtccgggagtGTCGtttgatggggccacagtgtctcccgacccctcctgtctcagcctccagtatttatgctgcagtagtttatgtgtcggggggctagggccagtctgttatatctgaagTATTCCTCCTGTCTTATCAggtgtcttgtgtgaatttaagtatgttctctctaattcgctctctctctttctctttctctctttctttctttctttctctcggaggacctgagccctaggactatgcctcaggactacctggcctgatgactccttgctgtccccagtccacctggccgtgctgctgctccagtttcaacggttctgcctgcggctatggaaccctgacctgttcaccggacatgctacctgtcccagacctgctgttttcaactctctagagacagtagatactctgaatgatcggctatgaaaagccaactgacatttacgcctgaggtgctgacctgttgcaccctcgacaaccactgtgattattattatttgaccctgctggtcatctatgaacatttgaacatgttGGCTATGTTCTGttaaaatctccacccggcacagccagaagaggactgaccacccctcatagtctggttcctctctaggtttcttcctaggttctggcctttctagggagtttttcctagccactgtgcttctacacctgcattgcttgctgtttggggttttacgctgggtttctgtacagcactttgagatatcagctgatgtaagaagggctttatcaataaatttgatttgatttgagctacATACATTCAATGATGCATATCATGAAATCAAATATTTGAATGATTGTGAACGATTATGATATTACAAAGGATAGTGAAAAATGTATTATAACAGGTAAATATAGGGATCAAAGGTCATATTtaagatacactacatggccaaaagtatttAGACAGCTGCTTGTCGAAGATCTCATTCCAAAACTATTGCcacaagttggaagcacagaattttctagaatgtcattgtatgttgtagcgttcagatttctcttcactggaactaagggccctagcctgaaccatgaaaaagaaccccagaacattattcctcctccaccaaactttacattttcctggcatctgccaaacccagattcgtccagatggtgaagcgtgattcatcactcaagagaatgcatttccactgctccagagtccaatggcggcgagctttacaccactccagccgacgcttggcattgtgcatggtgatcttaggcttttgtgcatctgctcggccatggaaacccatttcatgaagctcccgactaacagttcttgCGCTGATTCTGctcccagaggcagtttggaactcggtagtgagtgttgcagccGAGGACAGAATTTGTTTAAGCGCTAAGGACTTGgcggtccagttctgtgagcttgtgtggcctaccacttaccGGCTGAGGCATTCTAAttcctagaagtttccacttcacaataacagcacttacagttgcccAGCTCTAACAGAGCAGAAATTTGAGGAACTGACTGAGCTCACTGAGCTCAATACGGGCCATTCAACTGacattgtttgtctatggagattgcatggctgtgtgctcgattgtatacgtcagcaactggtgtgactgaaatagccgaatccactcatttgaaggtgtgtccacattcTTTTGTCCATGTAGTGTAAGACATAGGCCTAATCCTCTGGTTCAGGTCTGGCCACCATCACCCAGATGTGGCAACTGTTTGCAGAGCAGTGGGAGTGAGCTGTTGGAGTGGGTGGGAGTCATATGAGCTGGAATTGTTTACCTCAAATCGCTCCAGTTCTGGGTGATTCAGGTCCGCCACGATGCTGCTGAAAACATTTTGTGCACTTTGGgccatttcaaatgtcatttcTGCCGCTGGTAAGTTTGTTTCGAAAACATATATTTTGAATCTAGCGTTACAGTTAGTTAAATGATAAAGtcgtattttttttaaagatggaGAGGTGCCAAATGTCAGTTGTTGTCTTTCTTTTATGGTTTGTCATTCAAGCACCTGGTGCTTGACCAGAGCAAGGCGCGCCAACAGCGGCTACTTCGAGGAGGTGAAACAGGGCAACATCGAGCGCGAGTGTGTCGAGGAAATTTGTAACTATGAAGAGGCTCGGGAAGTTTTCGAGGACGACGCCCAAACGGTGCAATTTTGTAGTAATTTCACTTGGTGAAATATTTGCTATTACTTTGATTGAAgcagtattttattttatttgaatgaaaTATTTAGCAAtgtgttgataaaaggatattagaagggtgagccggttaaggatcgattcagaccaggggcctgttgcacaaaagtagaattaagacatccgggataaatgactcagctgagctcaatgaagccaaaacatgtgcgtccaggcttaattggttgcacaaagaccaagccaggatgagcagacacggattcattaagccaggtgaaaccaatcctggataggtgcgcgctcacggctcactcaaatagaccccgccacagatcacatattaactgatttaccatggcaactagagccgcgtacttttccccgtcggaagcacaaatcctcatggaggcatacgaggaggtaaaagatataattaagaagaaaggcaacaccgccacagtgataaagcaaagagaaaaagcgtggcaaagtattgcagaccgcctgaatgcgtaagtagtgcacaattacacactcaccgctccgctgaaacatcacaattacaattcaaatatttaattcacatctccaaaaatgcagttgtactgtaattatgaaacggttaaatttttaattgaaatgcactgcagatatgagtgaaattgtgtaaagtaactccatcacactgtataaagctatgatacattttttgatatttttactgaaaacaagacaaaaataccaagtaatttttgcagtgtgactccattaaatgtgtgtgtgtgtgtgtgtgtgtgtgtgtgtgtagattaaacatgaacgggccaaaacggatatggcagcaggtcaaaatcaaatacaagaacattctgcagaatggtatggtccctgactaatatttaacaaagcacaagcatatattgtacccagaaggtgcctgctcacacattgtctgtactgttttagcagtgaaaaagaatacccacagacaaggcacgggtggtgggtcaccaaaggctgaccttaccccagcagaggacatggccttggagctaaataaaggcaggcccgtcttagaggggatccctgcggggaaagagacgagcataggttcctcccaagatgccacccgcttcattcaaggtatgtccttccatctctacatgggatacaaccacattcatattgaatcaatttggactgtctgactttggtttacctattgccttgcagtgcctggcagcactgtgttcctgttagagccaccagcacaagcaccagacgatgctgatccagtgagtactccatcaaaggcatactgtaggcctggcatgtcttgtctactagcttcaatatgaatccgattaaatgtgatagggtgaaggccccagtgcagcagcaacagcacatgatggagacgatgatgaggaggagaccatctctctggattccagaaggcatgaggtatcatgttaagactgtgaaagtactatttactctacaatggtgaggagtc
The Oncorhynchus nerka isolate Pitt River unplaced genomic scaffold, Oner_Uvic_2.0 unplaced_scaffold_121___fragment_4___debris, whole genome shotgun sequence DNA segment above includes these coding regions:
- the LOC135567332 gene encoding uncharacterized protein LOC135567332 is translated as MATRAAYFSPSEAQILMEAYEEVKDIIKKKGNTATVIKQREKAWQSIADRLNALNMNGPKRIWQQVKIKYKNILQNAVKKNTHRQGTGGGSPKADLTPAEDMALELNKGRPVLEGIPAGKETSIGSSQDATRFIQVPGSTVFLLEPPAQAPDDADPGEGPSAAATAHDGDDDEEETISLDSRRHEDPDAIQWENQPGNISSQAIRKLYGNHLRRQIELADIDIQYKKKKMENLALESEIRGQLGNWTLK